A section of the Myxococcus xanthus genome encodes:
- a CDS encoding cytochrome c-type biogenesis protein has protein sequence MTAALLSLSLAFTLVTGQFAPQQAGSDPLAPELETRAQTLGKQLRCAVCQGLSVADSPSSMARAQLDMIRELVSEGKSDAEIVEYFVARYGEWVLLSPRAEGFNWFVWLGPVGLVAVGAFVIWRQLQRGAGTPEQTPPAATTSEETAAPAAPAGTPPVDEEDPYLQAVRRELER, from the coding sequence ATGACCGCTGCCCTCCTGTCCCTGTCCCTCGCCTTCACGCTCGTCACCGGCCAGTTCGCGCCCCAGCAGGCGGGAAGTGACCCGCTCGCGCCGGAGCTGGAGACGCGTGCCCAGACGCTGGGCAAGCAGCTCCGGTGCGCCGTGTGCCAGGGACTGTCTGTGGCGGACAGCCCGTCCTCCATGGCGCGCGCCCAGCTCGACATGATTCGCGAGCTCGTCTCCGAGGGGAAGAGCGACGCCGAAATCGTCGAGTACTTCGTCGCCCGCTACGGTGAGTGGGTGCTGCTGTCCCCCCGCGCGGAAGGCTTCAACTGGTTCGTGTGGCTGGGCCCGGTGGGGCTCGTCGCCGTGGGCGCCTTCGTCATCTGGCGGCAGCTCCAGCGCGGCGCGGGTACCCCGGAGCAGACCCCGCCCGCGGCCACGACTTCGGAAGAAACGGCGGCCCCGGCCGCGCCCGCTGGAACGCCTCCAGTGGATGAAGAAGACCCGTACCTCCAGGCCGTGCGCCGGGAGCTCGAGCGCTAG
- a CDS encoding macrolide 2'-phosphotransferase translates to MPSAPNDAPQLVELAGHHGLKLKPHTLSVNEAGLDYRVVMARDLEDTQWVLRIPRREDVSAKLPDEKKILDFINPRLGVAVPRWNVAHRDLIAYPALPGRPGLTLDPASGEPVWHFDRESPVYARQFGQLLARMHAIDVEDARRAGLIVETPDQVRANWASDIARIKQAFDVAPALLQRWERWLGDDSYWPRFVTLTHGEMYPAHVLLAPDDTITGVLDWTTAKVGDPARDFVFQKMLGVDAVFEATVDAYVKAGGQVPDRLGDHCEELLAASPAGYALFALLTGLPEHRAAAQAQLNPEAAM, encoded by the coding sequence ATGCCCTCCGCCCCGAACGATGCCCCCCAGCTTGTCGAGCTCGCCGGCCACCACGGACTGAAGCTCAAACCCCACACCCTGTCGGTCAACGAGGCCGGACTGGACTATCGCGTCGTGATGGCGCGCGACCTCGAAGACACCCAGTGGGTCCTCCGCATCCCGCGGCGTGAAGACGTCTCCGCGAAGCTCCCGGACGAGAAGAAGATTCTCGACTTCATCAATCCCCGGCTCGGCGTGGCGGTGCCCAGATGGAATGTCGCCCACCGGGACCTCATCGCCTATCCGGCGCTGCCGGGCAGGCCCGGGCTGACGTTGGACCCCGCCTCGGGCGAGCCCGTGTGGCACTTCGACCGCGAGTCCCCCGTCTATGCCCGCCAGTTCGGCCAGCTCCTGGCCCGGATGCATGCCATCGACGTCGAGGATGCCCGGCGAGCGGGCCTCATCGTCGAGACGCCCGACCAGGTCCGCGCCAACTGGGCCTCCGACATCGCTCGCATCAAGCAGGCCTTCGACGTGGCGCCCGCCCTCCTCCAGCGTTGGGAGCGCTGGCTGGGCGACGACTCCTACTGGCCCCGCTTCGTCACGCTGACGCATGGGGAGATGTACCCCGCCCATGTCCTGCTAGCGCCGGACGACACCATCACCGGCGTCCTCGATTGGACGACCGCGAAGGTAGGAGACCCGGCGCGCGACTTCGTCTTCCAGAAGATGCTCGGCGTGGACGCCGTGTTCGAGGCCACCGTGGACGCCTATGTGAAGGCGGGCGGGCAGGTCCCAGACCGCCTGGGCGACCACTGTGAGGAACTGCTCGCGGCTTCACCCGCCGGCTACGCCCTCTTCGCGCTGCTCACCGGCCTGCCAGAGCACCGGGCGGCCGCCCAGGCGCAGTTGAACCCCGAAGCGGCCATGTAG
- a CDS encoding acyltransferase family protein codes for MKTGPSEPLHLPEYLPALDGLRGVAVLMVIAYHSLTGLRSASLGSLFQVGWAGVDLFFVLSGFLITRILVQTRERGGYFRTFYARRALRIWPLYFLVLAFSFGIMGRLLPALAFDTQRYSWVTYALYLQNLWMTDFGPAPINVTWSLAIEEQFYLVWPLLVFFLRNGQLRALLWACVLLSPVARLAALGEGAAPIQVYTFTLFRLDGLALGGLLALGVVDGRATADGLSRWGARLAVPALLVACGLSLVFFGQGAAIHMATALTGPGGPKVRVLLVAGLYTLWAVGFASLLGWVLSGRARVLQAVLQWRPLRFVGQVSYGLYLFHALVIPAGGIYTRPLFYRFIPSTFVATAVGILFEYAVLLALTLVSWRFFEKPLLRLKDRFTHPEAAGKAAAPAA; via the coding sequence ATGAAAACCGGACCCTCGGAGCCGCTGCACCTGCCGGAGTACCTTCCCGCGTTGGACGGGCTGCGCGGCGTGGCGGTGCTGATGGTGATTGCCTATCACTCACTGACAGGGCTGCGCAGCGCGTCACTGGGCTCACTCTTCCAGGTGGGCTGGGCGGGCGTGGACCTCTTCTTCGTCCTCTCTGGCTTCCTGATTACGCGCATCCTCGTGCAGACGCGTGAGCGTGGAGGCTACTTCCGTACCTTCTACGCGCGGCGGGCGCTGCGCATCTGGCCCCTGTACTTCCTGGTGCTGGCCTTCTCCTTTGGCATTATGGGGCGGCTGCTGCCGGCCCTGGCCTTCGATACCCAGCGCTACTCGTGGGTGACCTACGCGCTGTACCTCCAGAACCTTTGGATGACGGACTTCGGTCCTGCTCCCATCAACGTGACGTGGTCCCTGGCCATCGAGGAGCAGTTCTACCTGGTGTGGCCGCTGCTCGTGTTCTTCCTCCGGAACGGGCAGCTCCGCGCGCTCCTGTGGGCGTGTGTGCTGCTGTCCCCCGTGGCGCGCCTCGCGGCCCTGGGGGAGGGCGCAGCGCCCATCCAGGTCTACACCTTCACGCTGTTCCGTTTGGATGGACTGGCGCTCGGTGGACTGTTGGCGCTGGGCGTGGTGGATGGCCGCGCTACGGCGGACGGCCTGTCACGGTGGGGCGCGCGGCTCGCGGTGCCCGCGTTGCTCGTGGCCTGCGGGTTGTCCCTCGTCTTCTTCGGCCAGGGCGCCGCCATTCACATGGCAACGGCGCTCACGGGGCCGGGCGGCCCGAAGGTCCGCGTGCTGCTGGTGGCGGGCCTGTACACGCTTTGGGCGGTGGGCTTCGCCAGCCTGCTGGGGTGGGTGCTCTCCGGGCGCGCGCGGGTACTCCAGGCCGTGTTGCAATGGCGGCCACTGCGCTTCGTGGGGCAGGTGAGCTACGGGCTCTACCTGTTCCATGCGCTCGTCATCCCCGCTGGCGGCATTTACACGCGGCCGCTGTTCTACCGCTTCATTCCCTCGACCTTCGTCGCTACCGCGGTGGGCATCCTGTTCGAGTACGCGGTGCTGCTGGCGCTCACGCTCGTTTCGTGGCGCTTCTTCGAGAAGCCCTTGCTGCGTCTCAAGGACCGCTTCACGCATCCGGAAGCCGCGGGGAAGGCCGCGGCTCCCGCGGCTTGA
- a CDS encoding 2OG-Fe(II) oxygenase, with product MSIATHEEGPLRGPSFFFSRTALRSLALAHRASYGAARPHPHAVIDGFLGGPLASELAAVFPGATEASWKRRDHPEQAARLGQLQRKAFEDVPGALRHLLSEFSGMAFIDFLESLTGVQGLIPDPHFRGAGLHLTLRGGHLALHADFNRDRFRALSRRLTVLYYLNPGWEPAWGGDLELWSSDLSRCETRIAPLLDRLVVMAHGDDHWHGHPTALECPEGRGRAAVAAYFYTAEEAPNAPEPHSAIWAPPRS from the coding sequence GTGAGCATCGCGACCCACGAAGAAGGCCCGCTGCGAGGACCGAGCTTCTTTTTCAGCCGCACGGCGCTCCGCTCGCTCGCGCTGGCCCATCGCGCCAGCTACGGCGCGGCGCGGCCTCATCCCCACGCCGTCATCGATGGCTTCCTGGGGGGGCCGCTGGCGTCCGAATTGGCCGCGGTCTTCCCGGGCGCGACCGAGGCAAGTTGGAAGCGACGCGACCACCCCGAACAGGCGGCTCGACTGGGGCAGCTTCAGCGCAAGGCATTCGAAGACGTCCCCGGAGCGCTCCGGCACCTGCTTTCGGAGTTCTCCGGCATGGCGTTCATCGACTTCCTGGAGTCACTCACCGGGGTGCAAGGGCTCATCCCGGATCCGCATTTCCGAGGCGCCGGGCTGCACCTCACGTTGCGTGGGGGGCATCTGGCGCTGCACGCGGACTTCAACCGCGATCGCTTCCGCGCGCTCTCCCGCCGGCTCACCGTCCTCTACTATCTGAATCCCGGCTGGGAACCCGCCTGGGGAGGGGACCTTGAGCTGTGGAGCTCGGACCTCTCCCGGTGCGAGACGCGAATCGCCCCCCTCCTGGATCGCCTGGTCGTGATGGCCCACGGCGACGACCACTGGCACGGACACCCCACCGCGCTGGAGTGCCCCGAGGGACGAGGGCGCGCCGCGGTCGCGGCCTACTTCTACACCGCGGAGGAAGCCCCCAACGCACCGGAGCCCCACAGCGCCATCTGGGCACCACCGCGCTCGTAG
- a CDS encoding MarR family winged helix-turn-helix transcriptional regulator has translation MSRAVPFATTLHVRDHCLCLVVQQAARALARRFDEALRPVGLTHGQFSLLMSLNRPQPPSIGPVAELLAMDRTTLTANLKPLERRGLVKTTVDPADRRGRLLTLTDAGLQLLQSALPHWEKMNEETERLLAQTDVDALRAGLRALS, from the coding sequence ATGTCCAGAGCCGTCCCATTCGCCACGACGCTTCACGTCCGTGACCACTGCCTGTGCCTGGTGGTCCAGCAGGCCGCGCGCGCCCTTGCGCGGCGCTTCGATGAAGCCCTGCGCCCCGTGGGCCTCACGCATGGACAGTTCTCACTGCTGATGTCGCTCAATCGCCCCCAGCCGCCGTCCATCGGCCCCGTCGCGGAGCTCCTGGCGATGGACCGGACCACGCTGACAGCCAACCTGAAGCCGCTCGAAAGGCGCGGGCTGGTGAAGACCACCGTCGACCCAGCCGACCGCCGCGGGCGATTGCTGACGCTGACGGACGCAGGGCTCCAGCTCCTTCAATCCGCGCTGCCCCACTGGGAGAAGATGAACGAGGAGACGGAGCGATTGCTGGCGCAAACCGATGTCGACGCCCTTCGGGCTGGGCTGCGGGCGCTCTCCTGA
- a CDS encoding DUF1428 domain-containing protein: MAYIDGFVIAVPSANKEAYRQAAIAAAPLYKEFGATRFVENWGDDVPEGKVTDLRRAVKAEPDEVIVFSWIEYPSKAVRDEANAKAMRDPRMQAMGANISFDGKRMIFGGFVPSLHEGGAGRPGYVDGSLVPVPVGNKEAYHVIASRLAAVLLEHGATRVVDAWGDDVPDGKVTDFKGAVKATADEQVVFAWIEWPSKEARNAGWGKAMADPRMHPGSMPFDEGRRSHGGFVPMLVETAATDTGA, encoded by the coding sequence ATGGCCTACATCGACGGATTCGTGATCGCAGTCCCCTCGGCGAACAAGGAGGCGTACCGGCAGGCCGCTATTGCTGCCGCGCCGCTGTACAAGGAGTTTGGTGCGACGCGCTTCGTTGAGAACTGGGGGGACGACGTCCCTGAAGGCAAGGTCACCGACCTGCGGCGCGCGGTGAAGGCCGAGCCGGATGAGGTCATCGTCTTCTCCTGGATTGAGTACCCCAGCAAGGCGGTGCGCGACGAAGCGAACGCGAAGGCAATGCGTGACCCAAGGATGCAGGCGATGGGCGCGAACATATCCTTCGATGGGAAGCGGATGATCTTCGGCGGCTTCGTTCCCAGCCTCCATGAGGGCGGAGCGGGCAGGCCCGGCTATGTCGATGGCTCCCTCGTGCCGGTGCCGGTTGGAAACAAAGAGGCCTACCATGTCATCGCCTCCCGTCTCGCGGCGGTGCTGCTGGAGCATGGTGCCACGCGCGTCGTCGACGCGTGGGGAGACGACGTCCCCGACGGGAAGGTCACTGACTTCAAAGGCGCGGTGAAGGCCACCGCGGATGAGCAGGTTGTCTTCGCTTGGATTGAGTGGCCGTCGAAGGAGGCGCGCAACGCCGGGTGGGGGAAGGCCATGGCCGATCCGCGCATGCACCCGGGCAGCATGCCCTTTGACGAGGGCCGCAGGTCCCACGGCGGTTTCGTGCCGATGCTGGTTGAGACGGCGGCGACGGACACGGGCGCATAG
- a CDS encoding TPM domain-containing protein, whose amino-acid sequence MRTWMCWVFLACWALGVPALGVTVKEVPRLAANAWSVDTTRTLTPQTLAEVDQLGNALVRDGQGQLAVVVVDTTGRQPPRAFALELFNRWGLGTAGRDDGALLFIALEDRAAEIILGDGVDGPNEQARSDAIMANDVVPAFKRGSPDDAVLEGARGLHQLIVTSELNQPRNAQEAASAWDPRLAESAWSEDSAVTIGSEGPSEPEGDLNVPALAGGAGFVGAVGVAGRALLRRRPRRCQKCRNPRARLDEDADDAHLAPGQVREEQLGSVDYDVWWCEPCQDAVVERYGTLFTRHVRCTKCRYVTANKTSRTIRSATYSSGGEIEVTVRCTHCHHTATSRHSTPKLTRSTSSSSSSRSSSSSGGRSSGGGSSGRW is encoded by the coding sequence ATGCGCACTTGGATGTGCTGGGTGTTCCTGGCTTGTTGGGCCCTTGGCGTTCCAGCCCTGGGTGTCACCGTGAAGGAAGTGCCGCGGCTCGCGGCCAACGCATGGTCCGTGGACACGACCAGGACACTCACGCCGCAGACGCTGGCGGAGGTGGACCAGCTCGGCAATGCCTTGGTCCGTGATGGCCAAGGCCAGCTCGCGGTGGTGGTGGTCGACACGACGGGACGCCAGCCGCCACGCGCCTTCGCGCTGGAGCTCTTCAATCGGTGGGGGCTGGGCACGGCCGGTCGTGACGACGGCGCGCTGCTCTTCATCGCGCTCGAGGACCGCGCGGCGGAGATCATCCTGGGTGATGGCGTGGATGGCCCGAATGAGCAGGCTCGCAGTGACGCCATCATGGCGAACGACGTAGTTCCAGCCTTCAAACGGGGCAGTCCGGACGACGCGGTACTGGAAGGCGCACGTGGGCTGCATCAGCTCATCGTGACCTCGGAGCTCAATCAGCCTCGCAACGCCCAGGAGGCCGCATCGGCATGGGATCCCAGGCTCGCGGAGTCCGCATGGTCGGAGGACTCCGCCGTCACCATCGGGTCTGAAGGACCGAGTGAGCCGGAAGGTGACCTCAACGTTCCCGCCCTGGCGGGAGGGGCGGGGTTCGTGGGGGCCGTGGGGGTTGCGGGCCGGGCGCTGCTTCGTCGCAGACCGCGCCGGTGCCAGAAGTGCCGCAACCCGAGGGCGCGGCTCGATGAGGATGCCGACGATGCCCACCTGGCGCCGGGGCAGGTTCGTGAGGAGCAGTTGGGCTCGGTGGATTACGACGTGTGGTGGTGCGAGCCATGCCAGGACGCGGTGGTGGAGCGCTATGGAACGCTCTTCACGCGTCATGTCCGGTGCACGAAGTGCCGTTATGTGACCGCGAACAAGACGAGCCGGACGATTCGCAGCGCGACGTACTCCTCTGGCGGAGAAATCGAGGTCACGGTGCGTTGCACGCACTGTCACCACACCGCGACTTCCCGTCACTCGACCCCGAAGCTCACGCGGTCCACATCGTCGAGCTCATCCAGCCGGAGCAGCTCTTCGAGCGGCGGGCGTTCATCGGGCGGCGGCTCGAGTGGGCGCTGGTAG